In the genome of Spirochaetia bacterium, one region contains:
- a CDS encoding sulfite exporter TauE/SafE family protein yields the protein MYFILKVFEPAMMLSIFAPLLLVGELYPAYYYRKSANRPVSNKLLVWMLVGLVLGTLVGTHINQAIFCILIGIFVIAMGVINIILERKEIKIKPTIAIIGILGSLAGFGSIIGNAAGGITNIYFLSQTKNKRELLGSSSYLYIIVNSAKLLLYIFIWKIFSTDTIVITISLVPFLLIGVILATAIIKIMPEVVFKAIFYFSVFYAGLSLLIGNL from the coding sequence ATGTATTTTATACTGAAGGTATTTGAACCAGCAATGATGCTCTCCATATTTGCACCGTTGCTATTGGTGGGAGAATTATATCCTGCCTATTATTATAGGAAAAGTGCAAACAGACCGGTCTCAAACAAGCTCTTGGTATGGATGCTTGTCGGCCTCGTCCTAGGAACACTGGTAGGTACTCACATAAACCAGGCAATTTTCTGTATCCTGATAGGTATTTTTGTCATTGCAATGGGAGTAATCAATATCATTCTGGAACGAAAAGAAATCAAAATAAAGCCTACGATTGCCATAATAGGTATCTTAGGTAGCTTGGCAGGATTCGGTTCCATCATAGGAAACGCAGCCGGAGGCATAACAAACATCTATTTTCTTTCACAGACAAAGAACAAAAGGGAATTGCTCGGCAGTTCTTCTTATTTGTATATAATTGTCAACAGTGCAAAGCTTCTGCTCTATATATTTATCTGGAAAATCTTCAGCACAGACACTATTGTCATTACAATCAGCTTGGTTCCTTTCCTGCTGATAGGCGTAATTCTTGCTACAGCAATCATAAAAATAATGCCTGAAGTCGTCTTCAAGGCAATATTCTATTTCTCCGTCTTCTATGCAGGTCTTTCTCTTCTGATAGGAAATCTATAA
- a CDS encoding LacI family transcriptional regulator: protein MNNKPGISERTRNRVFEALKEQGMHSSTWKVKQAGSDARFIGLIVRARGEEQDNIFYQTSIQGCEVELNKHNIISIPLVYTDEKGLSFENSPIAVERFQGFILRGQSIPTECIASLQRYNVPIILLENDNENFELDSIRCNNRQLACSMTEHLIAKGYTRIFHITGPKNWYNNSERINGYRQALSQCRMKPEILNMKDTTLRTGRDAFLEYGNMLKGAGIFFVNDAMAIGFLDEAKKAGLYAPNDFAIAGFDDIPWATLSHPALTTAHVDVKGMARIAAIRMIDLLDGHGTPTIKVEMKGRLVIRQTT, encoded by the coding sequence ATGAACAATAAGCCTGGAATAAGTGAGAGGACCCGCAACAGGGTGTTTGAAGCCTTGAAAGAGCAAGGCATGCATTCCAGTACATGGAAAGTGAAACAGGCAGGAAGTGATGCACGGTTTATCGGACTTATCGTCAGGGCCAGAGGGGAAGAACAGGATAATATTTTTTATCAGACTTCCATACAAGGATGTGAAGTTGAACTGAACAAGCATAATATCATTTCCATTCCGTTGGTCTATACCGATGAGAAAGGTCTCTCCTTTGAAAATTCTCCTATAGCCGTAGAAAGGTTCCAAGGTTTTATCCTTCGAGGACAATCAATTCCGACCGAATGTATTGCCTCTTTGCAGAGATATAATGTTCCGATCATTTTGTTGGAAAATGACAATGAAAACTTTGAGTTGGACAGTATAAGGTGCAATAACCGTCAGTTGGCCTGTAGCATGACCGAGCATTTGATTGCCAAGGGCTATACTCGTATATTTCACATAACAGGTCCGAAAAACTGGTACAACAACAGTGAGAGGATCAACGGCTATCGCCAGGCATTGTCCCAATGCAGGATGAAACCTGAGATTCTGAATATGAAGGATACTACGCTTAGGACCGGAAGGGATGCTTTCCTTGAGTATGGCAACATGCTGAAAGGTGCCGGCATTTTTTTTGTCAATGATGCTATGGCTATCGGATTCCTTGATGAAGCAAAGAAGGCCGGATTATATGCGCCAAATGATTTTGCAATTGCAGGCTTTGATGATATCCCATGGGCTACATTGTCGCACCCGGCATTGACTACAGCCCATGTAGATGTCAAAGGGATGGCCCGTATTGCCGCCATACGAATGATTGATCTCTTGGATGGTCACGGGACTCCGACAATCAAAGTTGAGATGAAAGGGCGGCTTGTCATCAGACAAACGAC